A window of Cellulomonas wangleii genomic DNA:
GTACCAGATGGTCAAGGACCTGCGCACGGAGCACGAGGTCGGCAACCCCGCCGCGGTGTTCGACGGTGACATCGACGACTTCATCGAGGCCGGCATCCGCTGGCGCCGCGGGCAGCAGATCGCCGACGCCTGACCGGACGCCACCCGGCGTCGTGGACCGGCGTCCGGGACGGACCGGGACGAGTCGGACGGTCGTCCGTCCTGCGCGCCGATTCACAGGCGGGCGGCGGCGTGTCCTGCCCCCGTCCGGGTGAGGGCCTTCCTACCCTCGATGAGGCCCGCGGCCCGCGGGCGGCCCCGGCGACGCCCGGGGGCAGGACGAGGCGAGGTCGGTCGTGATCCGGTTCGAGAACGTGACGAAGGTCTACGCGCGCGGTGCACGACCCGCGCTGGACCGGGTGTCCCTCGACGTCGAGCGCGGTGAGTTCGTCTTCCTCGTGGGTGCGTCGGGCTCCGGCAAGTCGACGTTCCTGCGTCTGGTGCTCCGTGAGGAGCGGGCGTCCGCAGGCCGGGTGTTCGTCGCGGGCAAGGAGCTCGGCACGCTGTCGAGTTGGAAGGTGCCGCACCTGCGCCGCCAGATCGGCGCGGTCTTCCAGGACTTCCGCCTGCTGCCCACGAAGACGGTCTTCGAGAACGTCGCGTTCGCGCTGCAGGTCATCGGCAAGCCGCGGCACCACATCCTCACGACGGTGCCGGACGTGCTGGACATGGTCGGCCTGGCCGGCAAGGAGAAGCGCCGCCCGCACGAGCTGTCGGGCGGTGAGCAGCAGCGTGTGGCGATCGCCCGCGCCTTCGTCAACCGGCCGGCGATCCTGCTGGCCGACGAGCCCACCGGCAACCTCGACCCGACGACGTCCCTGGGGATCATGCGCCTGCTCGACCGCATCAACCGCACCGGCACCACCGTGGTGATGGCGACCCACGACGACGAGATCGTCGACCAGATGCGCAAGCGCGTCATCGAGCTGAGCACGGGCGAGATGGTGCGCGACCAGTCGCGCGGCGTCTACGGCTCGGACCGCTGAGGGGATCGGACATGCGCGCCCAGTTCATCCTCTCCGAGATCGGCATCGGCCTGCGCCGCAACCTGTCGATGACGATCTCGGTCGTCCTCGTCACGTTCGTGTGCCTCACCTTCCTGGGCGCCGCGGCGCTGCTGCAGACGCAGATCGGGAAGATGAAGGACGACTGGTACGACAAGGTCGAGGTCTCGGTCTTCCTGTGCCCCACGGGCTCCACCGCGCCGACGTGCGCGGCCGGCGAGGTCACCGAGGAGCAGCGGGCCGAGGTGCTCGCCGCCCTCGACGCCCCCGAGGTCGCGGACTTCGTCCAGGAGATCTACCAGGAGTCCAAGCAGCAGGCGTACGAGGCGTTCCAGGAGCAGTTCCAGGACCAGTTCTGGGCGTCGGCCGTGACGGCTGACGACATGAACTCCTCGCTGCGCATCAAGCTGAGCGACCCCGAGCAGTACCAGGTGGTCGCCGACGTCGTGTCCGGCAGGCCGGGCGTCGAGTCCGTGCAGGACCAGCGCCGCCTGTTCGACAACCTCTTCCTGGTGCTGGACCGCGCCACGTGGGCCGCAGCCGGCCTGGCGGGGATCATGCTGCTCGCGGCGGTGCTGCTCATCACGACGACGATCCGCCTCTCGGCACTCAGCCGACGCCGGGAGACGGGCATCATGCGGCTCGTCGGGGCGTCGACCCTGTTCATCCAGCTCCCGTTCATGCTCGAGGGCGCGATCGCCGCCACCCTCGGCGCCGCCATGGCGATCGGCGGTCTGTGGCTGGGGGTCGAGTACCTCGTCACGGACTGGCTGGGCCAGTCGGTGCCGTGGATCCCGTACGTCGGGACGTCGGACGTGCTGGCGATCGCCCCGCTGCTGATCGTCGTCGCGTTCGTCCTCGCGGCGATCTCGTCCCTGGTCACCCTGAGCCGATACACGAAGGTATGACCATGCCCCGACCCGACCGCACCCCCTCCACCGGCGCCCGGCGGCGTCCGCTGCAGGCGGTCGTCGCGCTGCTGGCGGCCCTCGCGGTCGCGGCGCCGGCGTTCGTCGCCGCGGGCGGGCCGGCCGTGGCCGACGACCTGTCCAACAAGCGTGCCGCGGCCGAGCAGCGTGCCGAGGCGGCGGACCAGCGTGCCGCGGACCTCGCCGAGGCGATCGAGGAGCTCAGCGGCGAGCTGGCCGCCGCCCTGACCCGGCTCGCCGAGGTCGAGGCGCAGCTGCCCGCCGCCCAGGCCGCGCTCGACGCGGCCGTCGCCGCCGCCCAGGCCGCGCAGCGCGAGGCCGAGATCCTCGCCGCACGCCTGCAGGCCGCGCAGGACGAGGAGGCGGCGATCGTCGAGCAGATCGCTGTCGACGACGCCCGCGAGCAGGAGATCCGGGTCGCCATCGGCCAGATGGCGCGCGAGGCGTACAAGGGCGGGCGCGACGTCTCCGGGATGAGCGTCGTGCTCGACGCCGACAGCTCCCAGGACTTCGTCGAGAAGTACGGGATGGTCTCGACCGCCCTGCGTACGCAGACGCAGGTGCTCGACGAGCTCACCGAGCTGGCCGCCAGGAACAAGAACGCCCAGGCGCGGCAGGCGGCGGTCCGCGCGAAGGTGGACGAGCTCAAGGCAGCCGCCGACGTCAAGCTCGAGGAGGCCCGGCAGGCCCAGGCGCAGGCGGAGACGGCCAAGGCCGAGGTCGAGCGGCTGGTCGCCGAGCAGCAGCAGCGCAAGGCCGACATCGAGTCGCGCAGGTCCGAGGCGGAGGCGCAGGTCGCGGCCAACGACGCCGAGC
This region includes:
- a CDS encoding M23 family metallopeptidase encodes the protein MPRPDRTPSTGARRRPLQAVVALLAALAVAAPAFVAAGGPAVADDLSNKRAAAEQRAEAADQRAADLAEAIEELSGELAAALTRLAEVEAQLPAAQAALDAAVAAAQAAQREAEILAARLQAAQDEEAAIVEQIAVDDAREQEIRVAIGQMAREAYKGGRDVSGMSVVLDADSSQDFVEKYGMVSTALRTQTQVLDELTELAARNKNAQARQAAVRAKVDELKAAADVKLEEARQAQAQAETAKAEVERLVAEQQQRKADIESRRSEAEAQVAANDAERAKVASELAAIVEAQRVQREQEEAARRAAAQNGNGNGNGGGGGGGGGGGGSSQPGGARPGALFANPTAHNPMVVTSEYGNRLHPVLGYWRLHAGIDLRDRCGEPVYAARSGTVQWARYRGGYGNQVMVDHGWVNGSSLMSSYNHLSSFSVGAGARVSAGQVIGYAGNTGTSAACHLHFEVYLNGGTVNPWPYLGL
- the ftsE gene encoding cell division ATP-binding protein FtsE gives rise to the protein MIRFENVTKVYARGARPALDRVSLDVERGEFVFLVGASGSGKSTFLRLVLREERASAGRVFVAGKELGTLSSWKVPHLRRQIGAVFQDFRLLPTKTVFENVAFALQVIGKPRHHILTTVPDVLDMVGLAGKEKRRPHELSGGEQQRVAIARAFVNRPAILLADEPTGNLDPTTSLGIMRLLDRINRTGTTVVMATHDDEIVDQMRKRVIELSTGEMVRDQSRGVYGSDR
- the ftsX gene encoding permease-like cell division protein FtsX; translated protein: MRAQFILSEIGIGLRRNLSMTISVVLVTFVCLTFLGAAALLQTQIGKMKDDWYDKVEVSVFLCPTGSTAPTCAAGEVTEEQRAEVLAALDAPEVADFVQEIYQESKQQAYEAFQEQFQDQFWASAVTADDMNSSLRIKLSDPEQYQVVADVVSGRPGVESVQDQRRLFDNLFLVLDRATWAAAGLAGIMLLAAVLLITTTIRLSALSRRRETGIMRLVGASTLFIQLPFMLEGAIAATLGAAMAIGGLWLGVEYLVTDWLGQSVPWIPYVGTSDVLAIAPLLIVVAFVLAAISSLVTLSRYTKV